Proteins encoded together in one Lathyrus oleraceus cultivar Zhongwan6 chromosome 5, CAAS_Psat_ZW6_1.0, whole genome shotgun sequence window:
- the LOC127084843 gene encoding syntaxin-52, with protein sequence MASSSDSWMKEYNEAMKLADDISGMISEHNSFPSSGPETQRHASAIRRKITILGTRLDSLQSLLSRVPVKSEKEMNRRKDNLANLRSKVNQMASTLNMSNFANRDSLLGPEIKPDAMSRTVGLDNNKLVGLQRQVMKEQDEGLEKLEETVLSTKHIALAVNEELTLHTRLIDDLDEHVDVTDSRLRRVQKNLAILNKRTKGGCSCLCMLLSVIGIVVLVVVIWLLVKYL encoded by the exons ATGGCATCTTCTTCAGACTCATGGATGAAGGAATATAATGAAGCAATGAAACTTGCCGATGATATCAGTGGCATGATTTCTGAACATAATTCATTTCCTTCATCTGGACCTGAAACACAGCGTCATGCATCTGCTATAAGAAGGAAGATAACAATATTGGGGACCAGACTGGATAGCTTGCAATCCCTTTTGTCAAGGGTCCCTGTAAA GTCCGAGAAGGAGATGAATCGTCGCAAGGACAACCTTGCAAATTTGAGGTCAAAGGTTAACCAAATGGCTTCAACATTGAACATGTCAAACTTTGCAAATAGGGATAGTTTGCTTGGGCCAGAAATAAAACCAGATGCAATGAGCAGAACCGTTGGCTTGGATAACAATAAACTTGTTGGTCTGCAACGGCAAGTTATGAAAG AGCAAGACGAGGGCCTTGAGAAATTGGAGGAAACCGTATTAAGTACGAAACATATTGCGTTGGCAGTGAATGAAGAGCTGACTCTACACACTAGGCTCATT GATGACTTGGACGAACATGTTGATGTCACAGATTCTCGGCTGAGG AGAGTGCAGAAGAATTTGGCCATTTTAAATAAACGTACAAAGGGTGGTTGCTCATGCTTGTGCATGCTATTATCAGTGATTGGTATAGTGGTCTTGGTTGTTGTCATATGGCTTCTGGTCAAATATTTGTAG